DNA sequence from the Tindallia magadiensis genome:
CCTGTTTTAGCATGTTGTAACTTCGCAACAGCAGCGATATCTCCCGCCTTTACTTCCTTTGTCTCTTCTTGATGTTTCCCTCTCAGGAAGAATAAAGAACCTATTTTCTCTTTTTCATTTTTGTTACTATTCAATACTTCCGTATCAGCTTTTAAGCTTCCCGAAATTACTTTAACGAGAGAAATTTTTCCTATAAAAGGATCGGCAATTGTTTTGAATATCTGTGCCGAAAATGGTTCTTCCGGAGCCAGAGAACGCTCTACTTCCGAATCGTCTTTTGGGTTAATGCCGGTCTTAGGGGGCATATCTTGAGGCGATGGTGAAAAATCACAGATCATATCCATTAACGTATGGATACCGACATTTTTAGTAAAGGAGGCGCATACAACAGGAACAATATCTCCTGTTAAAACACCCTTTCTTAATCCTTTTTGAATCTCTTCTTCTGTGAAGGCTTCCCCTTCAAAATACTTTTCAAGTAGAGCTTCATCGCTTTCTGCTACTGATTCCATTAACAGTTCCCTCATCTCTGAGGCTTGATCTTCATATTCCTGTGGTATTGGAATTTCTTTACAACCACTACCATCATATTCCCGCGCCATCATTTTGACAACGTTTACATTTCCTATAAAACTTTCTTCCTTGCCTATTGGTATCTGAAAAGGAGCTATTCTCTTTCCAAATTTTTCTCTCAGATCAGCAATAATTTTTTCGTAATCAACATTTTCACGATCCATCTTATTGATAGCTATAAACGTTGGAATTCGCTTTGCTGCCGCAAAATTCCAGGCTTTTTCAGTTCCTACTTCAATACCACTCGTGGCATCTATCAATATCACCGCTCCTCCTGCGGCTTTCATAGCACCTTGAACTTCACCAATAAAGTCAAAATATCCAGGTGTATCAATATAATTAATTTTATATCCATTCCATTCTACTGGAATAACAGAAGCATTAATTGATGTTTTACGATTAATTTCTTCTTTATCAAAATCTGAATACGTATTTCCGTCTTCCACCTTACCAATTCTTTTTGACACGCCAGTGGAGTACAACGCAGCTTCTGTTAGAGTCGTCTTTCCACTTCCACCATGTCCTAACAGTGCTATGTTTCTGATTTTTTCAGCTTCGTAAACTTTCATCGTTATTTCCTCCTGTCTGTTAAGATTATTTCCATCAGTAACATATTCGATACGAATATTCAAACTCCTTCTTTTTGTTTGAATATTTTACTTAAATTTTAATCAAAGGATTATGACACGCAAAAACCTCCCATTAATAATCGATCCAGCTTCATCTGTCTCTGATTATCTGTCGGGAGGTTTTTTTTATTGCTCAATTATCTAATGGGGCATACACCATTTTCGCAACTCTCATCCCCAATATCTTGCATAAACTTCGGGTTTTCGTATTTACTTAATAGGGATGCAATAAAAGGTTTCATTTTAGCCGATTTTTCTTCGTATTCTTCTTTATCAATGCTCTCATACGGCATTAACTGATAAAAACTTTCACTCAATGAAAGGAAACTAACTGCCACTACATCGTCCCAGTTGTTCCACATCCATTCTTCTACAGCTTCCCATTCATGATCTCTAACATGAACCGTGATAGAACAATTATGATCAACATAATGCTCCATAAACATCTTATAGTTTTCCAGCTGCTCAATAGCTCCTACATCGTATTTTGTTTTTCCTTCCGGTGCTTTTACAGGAAACTCCACCACTTTCGTCGTGCATTTGTCCTCTGTTTGTCCAACTTCAGGATGTACGCTATATCCTAGTTCTTCACAAACTTTTACCAGTGGATCTTGCGCACTTACGCGGATTCTTCTCAGGTAATAAGGTGAATGAGAATAATGAACTCCTGAAGATACCGTTGGCAATTGACTAAGTGTTCCTTCCGGCTTCACTGTAGTGACTAACAATGGTCTGTTTTCTCCAATTTCATCGGCATAAGCATCCACCGCTTTTCGCGCTACTTCTCTTAATGCTTTCAATAGACGAATTTGTTCTTCCCGATCCATATTTAACGCATTCACCATATCCTGCCACCCTGTCAGTGAGCACCCTACCAACTTATCACGCCTTTGTACCGCATCCCAGCCAGGCAATTCCAGCTCGACGCATGTCATGCGATAGGCCGCTCGGACAGAAAGTTTCTGAGCTTCTAACAGTCCATCCCAGTCTAAAGATCCTTCCTGACTGACAAAGGCGTATACATTAATAGTCGTAAGATTGCATACTCCCCGAGAGTCAAGGAGTATTTCTCCGCAAGGGTTTACACCATTGAGATTTTCTCTTCTTTTCGAAGCTGCTTTTGCATTGATAAACCCAGGTTCACCTGAAAAACGCATCTTTTTCATCATCCAATGCAAGGTTTCTCTATCTGGCTTTTCTTCATAATATATGGAGTTATTACTCATTTGCCTGTGAATAAGCTCTTTATCTACGATCCATTGGCCATCAATGTTTTTGTAGAGTGACTCTTTTGCTGTTATGCTGTCATGATCTTGAGGATCTAGTAACACCATTTCCGCCGTACGTCGCACACCACCAACCACCACATTTTCACCAATAATATTAATAACGTCCAACATGTCTACTGGTTGTAGTTGGACTCGCTTCTCACTTTCTGCCCAACCACGCTTACGTATGACATAATCTATTTTAGCAAACATATTTTTAAGGCTGGTATGGCCACTAGCCGTCCCACCAAAGGTTTTGAGTTTTTCACCTTCCGGTCTTACGTGATCATAGTCCACAACAATGGTTTTAATATTTTTATATTCACTATTTGATAGTAATTGAAAAAAATGATCCAAAGATTGAGTCCATCCCTCTTTACTATCGCCAACCGTTATTTTCACTGTATTATTGTGCATAAACTGAATACTTGTATTATCCTCTCTCAAAGAAGGAGGAACAGGCATATAATCTTTGTGAATCAACTCATAATCACAACGAACTTTAGGAATAGACGCCACATCAGAGTAAAGAATACGAGCACCGACTCCACTTCCAAGCATTAGTAGGTAAAATAACTCTTTTAATGAGCTTAATGAATTCACAATGATGAAGGCACAATTGTAGTTTGACATAGGATAATTTTTTGCAACATCTGTGTTTCCAACCCAAAATGTACGCCCTGATAAAAATTGTTTTAACCGAAAAACATTATCGTATAGTTTCTCCGCTTCTTCCTTTGTTGTCTGAACCAGACTTGTGTTATAGTCAACAGCTCTACGTACCGTTTCCCACC
Encoded proteins:
- the fusA gene encoding elongation factor G; amino-acid sequence: MKVYEAEKIRNIALLGHGGSGKTTLTEAALYSTGVSKRIGKVEDGNTYSDFDKEEINRKTSINASVIPVEWNGYKINYIDTPGYFDFIGEVQGAMKAAGGAVILIDATSGIEVGTEKAWNFAAAKRIPTFIAINKMDRENVDYEKIIADLREKFGKRIAPFQIPIGKEESFIGNVNVVKMMAREYDGSGCKEIPIPQEYEDQASEMRELLMESVAESDEALLEKYFEGEAFTEEEIQKGLRKGVLTGDIVPVVCASFTKNVGIHTLMDMICDFSPSPQDMPPKTGINPKDDSEVERSLAPEEPFSAQIFKTIADPFIGKISLVKVISGSLKADTEVLNSNKNEKEKIGSLFFLRGKHQEETKEVKAGDIAAVAKLQHAKTGDTLCDPANPIKYSDIEFMEPQLYLAIEPKSRGDEEKISAGLVKLSEEDPSFCFTRNAETKQTLIRGQGELHIKVITSKLKAKYGVEVELSDPIVPYRETIKGKADVQGKHKKQSGGRGQYGDVKMKFEPSSEPFEFEEVIFGGAVPKAYIPAVEKGLIEAKEVGVLAGYPVVNIKATLYDGSYHDVDSSEMAFKIAASMAFKKGMEEANPVLLEPIAKVEVRVPEENMGDIMGDLNKRRGRILGMDPQDDGYQKVTAEAPQSEMFKYAIDLRSMTQARGEFSMEFIRYEEVPQAISDKVIEAAKAAKAEKES
- the nrdJ gene encoding ribonucleoside-triphosphate reductase, adenosylcobalamin-dependent, with amino-acid sequence MKIQKRDGRLMTFERVKISNAIQKAMAETKGGIDDALSESIAKNVEESLMLEKEPVHVETIQDWVEYYLMDSSRKDVAKNYIIYRNERNKSRALRMESDYQMIRDEFVSRYKHMPNPMEQLGSFVYYRTYSRWLQEENRREYWWETVRRAVDYNTSLVQTTKEEAEKLYDNVFRLKQFLSGRTFWVGNTDVAKNYPMSNYNCAFIIVNSLSSLKELFYLLMLGSGVGARILYSDVASIPKVRCDYELIHKDYMPVPPSLREDNTSIQFMHNNTVKITVGDSKEGWTQSLDHFFQLLSNSEYKNIKTIVVDYDHVRPEGEKLKTFGGTASGHTSLKNMFAKIDYVIRKRGWAESEKRVQLQPVDMLDVINIIGENVVVGGVRRTAEMVLLDPQDHDSITAKESLYKNIDGQWIVDKELIHRQMSNNSIYYEEKPDRETLHWMMKKMRFSGEPGFINAKAASKRRENLNGVNPCGEILLDSRGVCNLTTINVYAFVSQEGSLDWDGLLEAQKLSVRAAYRMTCVELELPGWDAVQRRDKLVGCSLTGWQDMVNALNMDREEQIRLLKALREVARKAVDAYADEIGENRPLLVTTVKPEGTLSQLPTVSSGVHYSHSPYYLRRIRVSAQDPLVKVCEELGYSVHPEVGQTEDKCTTKVVEFPVKAPEGKTKYDVGAIEQLENYKMFMEHYVDHNCSITVHVRDHEWEAVEEWMWNNWDDVVAVSFLSLSESFYQLMPYESIDKEEYEEKSAKMKPFIASLLSKYENPKFMQDIGDESCENGVCPIR